Within the Bacillus oleivorans genome, the region ACAATGCCGGGAACAGTTGTAAAATTATTAGTAGAGAAGGGAGAAAAGGTTAAAAAAGGAGACCACCTTCTCATTACAGAAGCTATGAAAATGGAAACCACTGTCCAGGCACCATTTGATGGAATTGTCCAATCGATTTATGTGCAAAATGGAGATTCTATTAAGGCGGGAGACCTCTTAGTGGAATTAATTAAAGAATAACTATAAAAAAGGTGCTGCTTAGGCGGCACCTTTTTTATGAAGATTTACTTCTATTGCAAATTCACCTGCTGGCCAGCTTTTTCAGGTGAATTAAAGTACAGTTGACTTCGGTACAATAAAAGAATAAAGTAGCTCAGTAATGCAAATAAAAGGGAAATAAAAAGAGCATGTGCTAAAGCAAAGCCAAGACTTAGGTTTGACAATACAACTAAAGCACCGGCGGTTACCTGTAATAAAACAAGGATAAAAGCCATTACCCATCCATATAATAGAGTTTTTTCTTGTTTATAGTGTTTAAAGGCTAGAATCATAATATAGAAAATCCAAATAAACACAAAACCTGCTGCAAAACGGTGTCCCATTTGAACCCATTCATGAAAATTAGTTGGAAGTAACCGAGCCGTGCTATTGACACAAAGCGGCCAATCTGGACAGACAAGACTGGCGTTTACATGCCGGACGAGTGCTCCGGTATAAACAACCGTATACGTATATAAGAAAATTCCAATTATATGACGTTTCATCCTTTTATCTATAAATAATGGTTTGTCCTGGTATTTTTGTCCGTCTTCGAAAACGATTAATGTTAGCAGAAAAACGGATGCAAATGAAATTAGTGAGATCCCAAAATGCAGGGCAAGAACAAAATCGGATTGTCCCCATTTGACGGCAGCCGCCCCAATCAGGGCTTGCAGCACTAAAAATAGAAAGGATAAAACCGACAAAAATCTAGTTTCTTTTCTTGGCCCAAGATATTTCCACGTCAGAATCGAAAGCGAAAGGACAAGGATTCCTGCTAATCCCGATACGATTCTATGAGCCATTTCAATTATTAATTCTGAAGTAATTTCTTCAGGGATCAATTGTCCATGACAAAGGGGCCATGAATCCCCACAACCATCTCCAGAGTCGGTTTTCGTAACAAGAGCTCCCCCTAATAAAACAAAAAGCATAGCAATAGTTGAAAGAATTGCTATTACTTTTAACCCCCTACGCTGCATATTTTCAACCTTCTTTCCACGCAGGATAATATGCGTGTTTATACCTATTCATTTTTAAAATAACAATAATTAAAACGGTAGTCTTCAGTTTAAG harbors:
- a CDS encoding COX15/CtaA family protein is translated as MQRRGLKVIAILSTIAMLFVLLGGALVTKTDSGDGCGDSWPLCHGQLIPEEITSELIIEMAHRIVSGLAGILVLSLSILTWKYLGPRKETRFLSVLSFLFLVLQALIGAAAVKWGQSDFVLALHFGISLISFASVFLLTLIVFEDGQKYQDKPLFIDKRMKRHIIGIFLYTYTVVYTGALVRHVNASLVCPDWPLCVNSTARLLPTNFHEWVQMGHRFAAGFVFIWIFYIMILAFKHYKQEKTLLYGWVMAFILVLLQVTAGALVVLSNLSLGFALAHALFISLLFALLSYFILLLYRSQLYFNSPEKAGQQVNLQ